The following is a genomic window from Selenomonadales bacterium.
AGGTCAATCCGACATACGTATCGCCGTCACGCCAAGCGGCATGTGCTTTGAGTCCGGGGACGATCGCAAGGCGAAGGCCGTATATCATTTCTTCGCCATCGTATTCCGCGCTGAGTGTGGTTGCGGGGAAGATGGCTCTGCCCGTGACGCCGAGCGGATTGAAGGTTTTTTCGATACCGCCGAATACGCCGTCAAAGCGGCCGTCACCGATCCCTGCATGGACACGAAATCCAAGTGGAAGGGCTTTGCTGGCTACGGCATAGAATGTTCGATCATATTCATCGAGGGCATCTTCCATCCCGACTGCAATGCCGGGACGAACGACATTCTCCGACATGAGCGAGAATTTTGTATTCAAGTATAGATCTCTTCCGCGGTCGCCGTCATAGTCAACTGTTGCCGCGCTGATCTCCCAAGCGTTCGACATACCGTAGCCGACTGTATACGCATCACCGTCTTCAAGATGATGGTATCCGAGCGAGAAATGTCCGTCACGCAGAACGTCTGCTGTCGGTGTATAGAGCATACCCGTCGAGCCTGTCACTGTCGGAGCAGCTTGTGCCGCATTGGCAGTAAGAAGAAGTGCCGCGCATACGGCTGTTATCGTTCGTTTCATCATGTTCTCCAATATTACGATTTGCTTTCGAGTTCAGCCAATCGTTTTTCCAATTTTTTTACCT
Proteins encoded in this region:
- a CDS encoding YjbH domain-containing protein produces the protein MKRTITAVCAALLLTANAAQAAPTVTGSTGMLYTPTADVLRDGHFSLGYHHLEDGDAYTVGYGMSNAWEISAATVDYDGDRGRDLYLNTKFSLMSENVVRPGIAVGMEDALDEYDRTFYAVASKALPLGFRVHAGIGDGRFDGVFGGIEKTFNPLGVTGRAIFPATTLSAEYDGEEMIYGLRLAIVPGLKAHAAWRDGDTYVGLT